The genomic region ATAGTACTGTATTGATTCGATGTTCCCGTTATCGAAATAAGTCTCGAGCGAACCGGTAAAATCATCGGCCATTCTATCTCCTTGTGCCAGAACTGCACCTGAGCATAGGAGGCATATTCCTACTAGACTGCTGATAATCACACTAGATCTCATGCTGTTAATTTTTGCGTAAGACAAATTTAACTTTTAGCTAACATTAACGCAAAAGGTAGCGGAAACCTACCTACGTGACTGATGTGAACAACGTTGTATATACTTGAAATAAAGAGGGTTGCCTATCTGCTTTCCAAGGCAATTCTCATCAGGCCGGCTTGAGATGCCAGTTCTATCTCTGCATCTAGATACGAGATGTAGGAGATTCCTACTCGTTCCGACTTGAAGCGATCATGAGTGATTTCTACGAATCCTTCTGGGTCTGTGTAATAGACCTGGTCATCCATATGCACATCCGCACCGATGATGGGAAGTCCTGTGGTCGCATCGACTACTTGCAAGCTGATGGAGACCGTTTCATCATTGGATCCTCCTCCACCTGCCGTGGCGATCAAGGTAGCTAGAAGTGCTATTGCTATGACTATTAGTCGCATGGTGCAACATTACGACCGTATGTTCACGTATAGATGAAAGTAAGGTTATCCAGGTGTTAAATCATACGGATTGATGCGTCATTTGTTCTAAACATATAACTTTGCAAAATGTTCGCAAGAGCACATATCATCTACCTGGTCATGAGCCTCTTTCTTATAGGTTCTCAGGTGGCGCCATACAGCTTTACCTGGATGGACATAGGTACATTGCTCAACCTCATAGTCGAGGAGAACGAAGTGGAGGAGAAAGAGAAGGAAAGCTTCGAGGAATTGAAGAAGAAGTATCGTCAAGATACTATCACCTACAAAGGTATCGACCCTTCCAACGGATTGGATTTCCCATTGATCTCCACCGCAATACCTCCGGCTCCATATATGGAGAAATCCAGCCCTCCGCCTGATTCTATTGTCTCATAGTCCCGCACCCTTGATCAGGCACTGTGAATAGTTCACGGTAGCATTCATTTTACATCATTTCTATATATAACTTCTTCAAAAATGGATAAGAAGAAAAACGGCCTATTGGCCAATCTCAAATATGATATACCCGCGGGTATAGTTGTTTTCCTAGTTGCAGTCCCGCTATGTTTGGGCATTGCTTTAGCAAGTGGTGCTCCCCTGTTCTCAGGTATCATCGCAGGCATGGTAGGTGGAATTGTTGTCACCTCTTTCAGTGGCTCCTCTTTAGGAGTGAGCGGACCAGCAGCTGGTCTGGCTGCAATCGTACTTACTGCCATTCCTGCTTTGGGTGGTTTCGAAGTATTCCTCCTAGCTGTTCTACTCGCAGGTGTGATACAATTCCTCTTGGGGATTGCAAGGGCCGGTATCATCGGCTACTATTTCCCAAGTTCAGTTATCCGAGGCATGCTCGCAGGTATCGGAGTGATCATCTTCTTGAAACAGATTCCTCATGCATTCGGATACGATGCTGATCCTGAAGGGGATTTCGCCTTCAAACAGGCCGATGGAGAGACCACATTCACTGAATTATTCAATATGCTGGATTACATCACTCCAGGAGCACTTATCATCGCTGGCCTCTCCTTGATCATCATGATCCTCTGGGAGCAGAAATTCATCAAGCGATTTGCCTTCACCCAGTGGATCCAAGGACCTCTGGTTGCGGTGATCATAGGTATCGTCCTGAACAATGTGTTCAGAGGTATGGAAGCATTCTCATTGACACCAGATCACCTGGTATCGATTCCAGTTGCTGGAGGCTTAGGTGAGTTTGCCAGTCTACTGACCTTTCCCGATTTTTCCCAATGGAACAATCCACAGGTCTATGTCACGGCTATCACTCTGGCTGTGGTCGCGAGTCTGGAGACACTACTCTGTGTCGAAGCTACAGACAAACTGGATCCACAAAAACGTGTGACCCCTACCAACCGTGAGCTGAGAGCACAAGGAATCGGTAACATGGTCTCTGGACTGATCGGTGGACTACCTGTCACGCAGGTGATCGTACGGTCGAGTGCCAATATCCAATCTGGTGGTAAATCCAGATTCTCTGCACTCTTCCATGGGTTCTTGATCCTGATTTGTGTGGTGAGTATCCCACATATATTGAATATGATTCCTCTGGCATCTTTAGCGGCCATCCTACTGGTAGTTGGATATAAATTGGCAAAGCCATCACTTTTCAAGGAAATGTATGCCAAAGGGTGGTTCGAGTTCATTCCATTCGTAGTGACTATCCTAGGTATTGTCTTCACCGATCTGCTTTCTGGAATCGCACTGGGAATGGTAGTAGCCGTATTCTTCATCCTGATGAGGAATTATCAGATACCATTCTTCTTCAATGGAGATGAATATTCACCCGGTGATGTAGTGGTATTGGAGCTCTCAGAGCACGTGACCTTTCTGAACAAGGCGGGGATTCAGAAGAGCTTTACCCAGCTACCTGACGGGTGTGAAGTTCTCATCGATGCCACACGGACCCTGGATATCCATCCCGATGTACTGGAGATCATCTCTGATTTCGAGGAAAATGCGAAATCGCGTGATATCATTGTACGCAAGAAAGGACTGGACCACTTCTCTAACTTGAAACCGCTTAAACGCTTTGAAGCGGCAGTAGTACCTCAAAGCAAGAAAACAAGAAGATCATTTGCACTAAAAAGTATCCTATCATGATAACACAGACACAAGATTTACAAGCAGAAATGACTCCAGACAGAGCGCTGGAGATGTTGAAACAAGGAAACGAACGATTCGTCAACCGTAACATGACGGACCGTGATCTGATGGAACAAGTGGACATTACCGGTAAGGGTCAGTATCCCTTTGCGACAGTCCTTCATTGCATCGATTCACGCGTATCGGCCGAATTGATCTTCGATCAGGGTATCGGTGATCTATTCAGCGTGCGTATAGCAGGGAATTTCGTCAATGAGGATATCCTCGGAAGTATGGAGTTCGCTACCAAACTGGCCGGTACAAAAG from Flavobacteriales bacterium harbors:
- a CDS encoding SulP family inorganic anion transporter; translated protein: MDKKKNGLLANLKYDIPAGIVVFLVAVPLCLGIALASGAPLFSGIIAGMVGGIVVTSFSGSSLGVSGPAAGLAAIVLTAIPALGGFEVFLLAVLLAGVIQFLLGIARAGIIGYYFPSSVIRGMLAGIGVIIFLKQIPHAFGYDADPEGDFAFKQADGETTFTELFNMLDYITPGALIIAGLSLIIMILWEQKFIKRFAFTQWIQGPLVAVIIGIVLNNVFRGMEAFSLTPDHLVSIPVAGGLGEFASLLTFPDFSQWNNPQVYVTAITLAVVASLETLLCVEATDKLDPQKRVTPTNRELRAQGIGNMVSGLIGGLPVTQVIVRSSANIQSGGKSRFSALFHGFLILICVVSIPHILNMIPLASLAAILLVVGYKLAKPSLFKEMYAKGWFEFIPFVVTILGIVFTDLLSGIALGMVVAVFFILMRNYQIPFFFNGDEYSPGDVVVLELSEHVTFLNKAGIQKSFTQLPDGCEVLIDATRTLDIHPDVLEIISDFEENAKSRDIIVRKKGLDHFSNLKPLKRFEAAVVPQSKKTRRSFALKSILS
- a CDS encoding carbonic anhydrase (macrophage inducible 5; Mig-5) — protein: MITQTQDLQAEMTPDRALEMLKQGNERFVNRNMTDRDLMEQVDITGKGQYPFATVLHCIDSRVSAELIFDQGIGDLFSVRIAGNFVNEDILGSMEFATKLAGTKVLMVLGHTHCGAVKGACDHVEMGNLTSMLSKITPIVDQVEQEFDEKGSSNPELVQKVAELNVHQALSDIRTKSPIIREMEEKRELKLVGGMYDINTGKVTFY